The DNA region AGATGAGCTTATACAACAGTATATTCAAGAGCAAGAAGGCGAACCGGTTACGGATGATAGTCGATTTGAAATCGACCCTTCATAAAACCCCTCGACTTATAGTCGAGGGTTGTTTAGTTTAGTTTCCATTTCCTCCCCCCACATTGCACAGCGTTCTTTGGAATTATGATAGCATGATAGCACAAAAGGAGTTCTATTCAAAATGATAACGACATGCAATTTGACATAACGGGCAGAGTTGAGCTGCATGGAAAGCACCATCCCCAGGATATGGGAGAGAAATAAATAGCGCAATACTAAATAGCGAGGTTGAAAGGGGAGGGGAGACGAGGCTTTTTCCATCCTTGACATCAGAAGATGGGCATAATAAAGTATTTAAAAATCTTCTTTCTTCTCGCCACAAGGAGTTAAAGATGCTCCCCGAAAAAGTAACCGAAAGCCTCACCTTCGACGATGTCCTTCTGGTTCCGGCCGAATCCGCGATTCTCCCTCGCGATGTAGATATCTCCACGAGTCTGACGAAAGACATCCGGCTGTACATGCCCCTGATCAGTTCCGCCATGGATACCGTAACCGAAGCTCAAACCGCCATCACCATGGCCCGGGAAGGGGGGATCGGAATCATCCACCGCAACATGTCCATCACCACCCAAGCGGCGGAGGTGGACAAGGTGAAAAAATCGGAAAGCGGCATGATCGTGGATCCCATTACCGTGGACCCAGATCAAAGAATTTACGAAGCCTTGGAAATCATGCGTAAATACCGTATATCGGGTGTCCCCGTGACCCGCCAGGGGAAGCTTTTGGGAATTTTGACCAACCGCGATTTAAGGTTTGAGACCCAGCTGGATCAGCCCATTTCAGCCGTGATGACCAAAGAAAACCTGGTGACGGCGCCTGTGGGTATCACTCTGGAAGAATCGAAGCGCCTTTTGCACAAAAACCGGATCGAGAAACTTCTGGTCGTAGATGAAAACAACAACCTCAAAGGGTTGATCACCATCAAGGATATTGAGAAGACCATTAAATATCCCAATTCGTGCAAAGACAGCCTGGGGCGGTTACGCGTTGGGGCGGCCGTGGGCGTTTCCGCAGACCGGGAAGCCCGGGTGGAGGCCTTGCTGAAAGCTGGCGCCGATGTGATCGTCATCGATACCGCCCATGGCCATTCCCGGCGAGTGGTAGAGGCCATACGGGAGACCAAGCGGGTCTTTCCCCAATGTCAGCTGATCGCCGGAAACATAGCCACGGCCGAGGGAACGGAAGCTTTGATCCAAGCCGGAGCAGATGCCGTAAAAGTGGGAGTGGGGCCGGGATCGATCTGCACGACGCGGGTGATTGCCGGCGTAGGAGTTCCTCAGATTACTGCCATCCAGGAGAGCGCCCGGGTGGCTCAGCGCTACGATATTCCCCTGATCTCTGACGGGGGTATCAAATTTTCAGGCGACATCACCAAAGCGCTGGCCGCGGGCGCGGATACAGTGATGATCGGAAGCCTTTTCGCGGGAACTGACGAAAGTCCGGGTGAGATGGTACTCTACCAGGGGCGGAGTTATAAGATGTACCGGGGAATGGGCTCCTTAGAGGCCATGAAGAGCGGCAGCAAAGACCGCTATTATCAAGACGATGTGGAATCAGAGATTAAACTTGTACCGGAAGGAATCGAAGGGCGTGTTCCCTACAAAGGACCCTTATCCTCGAGCGTCTATCAATTATTGGGAGGATTACGCGCGGGAATGGGGTACCTGGGATGCCGCAGCCTAAAAGAATTGAAGGAAAAAAGCCGATTCACCCGAATTACCAGTGCGGGGTTACGGGAGAGCCATGTCCATGATGTAATCATTACCAAAGAAGCTCCCAACTACAGCGTGGGAGAAGAGAATCCCTTTAAGGAATCTTAATCACTTTATGCAGGCCAAAGCTTTTCAAGGCCGAATTTTAATCCTCGATTATGGATCGCAGACCACCCAGTTAATTGCCCGCCGGGTGCGCGAATGCCAGGTTTATTGCGAAATCCATCCGTATCATATTGACTTGAAGGCCATCCAGGCTTTCAACCCGAGGGGAATCATCCTCTCCGGAGGGCCGGCCAGCGTGTACGAAACCCAAGCTCCTCTTAGCCCGCCCGAACTTTTCCGCTTAGGCATTCCTACCCTGGGCATCTGCTATGGCATGCAGCTCATGACCCACGTCTTGGGGGGCGAAGTCGGTAAATCGCTGAAGCGCGAGTATGGCCGCAGCGAACTGATTGTCGATGACGCCGAGGACCTTTTTGCCGGATTGGATCGTGGGGCGTCCATCCAGGTGTGGATGAGCCATGGCGATCGCATTGAAGTCCCGCCGCCAGGATTCCGGGCCATCGCCCATTCCAGTAATTCCCCGGTGGCCGCGATCAAGAATAAAGAACTGAGAGCCTTTGGGGTACAGTTTCATCCGGAAGTTGTCCATACTCCGGTAGGCAAAGAGATTCTAAAAAATTTTCTTTGGCGCATTTGTCAATGTCCAGCCGATTGGACGATGGAATCCTTCGTCACCCGCACCATTCGCTCCCTGCAGGAAGAGATTGGCGAGGGAAAGGTGCTCTGTGCTCTGAGTGGGGGGGTAGATTCTTCGGTTGTCGCCCTGCTCTTGCACCGAGCGGTGGGTAACCAGTTGACCAGCATCTTCGTAGACAATGGGGTGTTACGCAAAGAGGAAGCGCAAAAAGTCCAGAAACTCTTTGGCAAGCATCTGGGGTTAAACCTCCGGGCAGTGGATGCAAGCGATTTATTCCTGGAAAAATTGGCAGGTGTGGTGGAACCGGAACAAAAAAGGAAGATCATCGGCAATGAGTTCATCTTCTTGTTCGAAAAAGAGGCCCACAAAATCGGCGGGGCTAAGTTTTTGGCCCAGGGGACTCTTTATCCCGATGTGATAGAGTCCATATCGTTTAAGGGGCCCTCAGCCAAGATCAAGAGCCACCACAACGTGGGCGGTTTGCCCGAGCGCATGCATCTCAAGCTGATTGAACCCCTGAAGGAACTCTTCAAGGATGAGGTGCGGGCGGTGGGCAAAGAAATCGGATTGCCCCGGGAGATCATCGAACGCCAACCCTTTCCAGGACCTGGTTTGGCCGTGCGGATCCTGGGGCCGGTAACCCGCGAAGACCTGTCCATCCTCCGGGAAGCTGATGCCATTGTGGAGGAGGAATTTCGGAGGACGGGGTGGTATATGAAAGTTTGGCAGTCCTTTGCCGTCCTTCTTCCCGTACAAACCGTGGGAGTCATGGGGGATGAGCGGACCTACGAGCGGGTCGTGGCTTTAAGAGTGGTCCAAAGTTTGGACGGGATGACCGCCGATTGGGTGCCGTTACCTCCGGAACTTCTGGGGACGATTTCCAACCGCATCATCAACGAAGTAAAAGGCGTCAACCGGGTAGTTTATGATATATCCTCCAAACCTCCCAGCACGATTGAGTGGGAATAACGGCTTAGCGCGTAAGGCGCGAGGCGTAAGGAATAAAAACTCCTCATTTTAAACTTTAGACACTTTAGCGCACTTTAGGCATTTATTGGTTTTGAACTTTTTCACTCACACTGACACTGACACTGATTTATTATGAAACACGCGAACTTTGTCCACCTTCATCTCCATACCCAATTCAGCCTTCTGGATGGGGCCATTCGCCTGGAAGAGCTTTTTAATCAGGCCAAGAGCTATCGCCTGCCTGCTCTGGCTATTACCGACCATGGCTCCATGTTTGGGGCCATCGAGTTCTACCAACAGGCCCTGCGCCACGGAATCAAACCCATCATCGGCTGCGAGGTCTACGTAGCTCCCGGAAGCCGTTTCGAAAAAGCCACCAAGGGAATTTCCGAGGCCTCGTTTCACCTGATCCTCTTGGCCAAGAACCTTGTCGGATATCGCAACCTTTTGAAACTCGTCTCCGCGGGTTATTTCGAAGGGTTCTATTACCGCCCGCGGGTGGATAAGGAATTATTGCGGCAGCACAATGAAGGGCTGATCGCCTTGAGCGCCTGCCTGAAGGGGGAAATCCCCTTCTATTTGGCCGGCGGCGACAAAAACAAGGCTCGGCTGGCGGCTGAAGAGATGAAGTCCATTTTTCCGGACCGGCGTTTTTACCTGGAGCTACAGGAAAATAAAATTCCCGAGCAGAAAAAAGTCAACGCCGGCCTGATGGAAATCGCCCGCGAGCTATCTCTTCCCCTGGTGGCTACGAACGATTGTCACTACCTGAAAAAAGAAGACGCCAAAGCCCACGAGATTCTTCTCTGCATCCAGACGGGGAAAACCTTGCGGGATGTGGACCGAATGAAATTTTCCACCGAGGAATTTTTCTTCCGCTCGGCGGAAGAGATGGAGGCGTTATTCTCCTACTGCCCGGAGGCGCTGCAGAATACCGTGGAGATCGCCGAGCGCTGTAACCTCGAGCTAAAGTTGAATGAACTGCAATTCCCGCAATTCCAGGTTCCCGATGGCGAAACCCTGGACAGTTTCCTGGAGAAATCGGCCCGGAAAGGGCTGGAGGAACGCCTGACGGAGATACTGG from Deltaproteobacteria bacterium includes:
- the guaB gene encoding IMP dehydrogenase, producing MLPEKVTESLTFDDVLLVPAESAILPRDVDISTSLTKDIRLYMPLISSAMDTVTEAQTAITMAREGGIGIIHRNMSITTQAAEVDKVKKSESGMIVDPITVDPDQRIYEALEIMRKYRISGVPVTRQGKLLGILTNRDLRFETQLDQPISAVMTKENLVTAPVGITLEESKRLLHKNRIEKLLVVDENNNLKGLITIKDIEKTIKYPNSCKDSLGRLRVGAAVGVSADREARVEALLKAGADVIVIDTAHGHSRRVVEAIRETKRVFPQCQLIAGNIATAEGTEALIQAGADAVKVGVGPGSICTTRVIAGVGVPQITAIQESARVAQRYDIPLISDGGIKFSGDITKALAAGADTVMIGSLFAGTDESPGEMVLYQGRSYKMYRGMGSLEAMKSGSKDRYYQDDVESEIKLVPEGIEGRVPYKGPLSSSVYQLLGGLRAGMGYLGCRSLKELKEKSRFTRITSAGLRESHVHDVIITKEAPNYSVGEENPFKES
- the guaA gene encoding glutamine-hydrolyzing GMP synthase — encoded protein: MQAKAFQGRILILDYGSQTTQLIARRVRECQVYCEIHPYHIDLKAIQAFNPRGIILSGGPASVYETQAPLSPPELFRLGIPTLGICYGMQLMTHVLGGEVGKSLKREYGRSELIVDDAEDLFAGLDRGASIQVWMSHGDRIEVPPPGFRAIAHSSNSPVAAIKNKELRAFGVQFHPEVVHTPVGKEILKNFLWRICQCPADWTMESFVTRTIRSLQEEIGEGKVLCALSGGVDSSVVALLLHRAVGNQLTSIFVDNGVLRKEEAQKVQKLFGKHLGLNLRAVDASDLFLEKLAGVVEPEQKRKIIGNEFIFLFEKEAHKIGGAKFLAQGTLYPDVIESISFKGPSAKIKSHHNVGGLPERMHLKLIEPLKELFKDEVRAVGKEIGLPREIIERQPFPGPGLAVRILGPVTREDLSILREADAIVEEEFRRTGWYMKVWQSFAVLLPVQTVGVMGDERTYERVVALRVVQSLDGMTADWVPLPPELLGTISNRIINEVKGVNRVVYDISSKPPSTIEWE